The DNA segment tgatttaaaaatattttgtcagaTGATGTTTTTTCTCCAAACTATTGAAACTGCAGACTGATATGAGGTCATGAGTGGCACATGTCAAGCTTTGATTTAGATTTTAAACAGATATAAAGAGGACAAATAACTGCAGTGAAGTACAGaacagagctgaaacaattagttgattCATCAGTAGGTCAAATGAGAGAAAAATAATCAGCAACTCttatttcatgtgtgtgtaGAGTACATTTAAGCAAGAAAAGTATTTGAAAGAAGTAtttgcatatttctgtctgaactAAAGTGCTGAGGTGCAGTTTCAAATATGCCAAAACCTGCGGTGCAAGAAGAAAAcatgtcacacaaacacattgttgAGTGACTGTTTATGAGTTTCCCTCTGAGCAGTGGGCGGCATCCACATGCTTAAATACACATCTGAGGTACGTTTGGCATTTCTGTTTCATGACACTTTatactacatttcagagggaaatattttatttgtataattATATTTAAACCAACAAACAGTGTATACAATTTGACCATAAACAATTATATGTTATAATAAGCGATTCCTCGTTTACGTCAAACGTTTCATGGTTTCAGCTCCTCAAATGTGGCAATTTTGGTTTTTTACTTGTCTTAAattacagtaaactgaatagTTTAGGGGTTTGCACTGTTGACAGACAAAGCAAAGCATTGTGAAGGTGTCACTTTGTGCTCTGGGTAACTGTGATGGATATTAGTCACTGTTTTCTTACGtttaacaaaccaaacaatcaatGAATTCATCAAGAAAATAAGCAAGAGATGTATTCATGACAAAATAAGCAGTAGTTGCAGCCTTATATAAAACTGTTAAGAATTAGCTCCACCACAACCAAGAGTAAAATGCTGCCCAAAATGAACACATACTGTATCATTAGAtatatcatacacacacacatggactaTTTCTCTATACTGAGTGCTTTTAGTTTTGATTCTGTAAGTACATTTACCCGATGATACATTTTCAAGCTGTACTGTAACttgtgattgtgtttttttacattgtGGAATTGGTACTTTCCTTGAGTAACAGATCTGAGAACTTCTTCCACCACCGCCTTATTGCCACTCTTTGATACTCTAACCaacaaatcacagtttaaacCCCTGTAATTACGATTAGGCTCTCACACAAATGTTTACTATGGAATGAGTAAAAGTCCGCCAAGCTGTTGCGTCACAATCTGCTGCCACATTGAGGCACTCCCGCGTTCCCACAGGCAGTAATTAGAAATTAAATTAGTGATTCTGTTTGCTTCCTACTGTACGTGATGCACAGCTACATACTGTACGTGCACACAAACTGAGGAGAGACTACAGGCAACCCACTGTGACTgagcacaaacaaaacacaccaaAATCCCTGCAAACTAACCTACATCCTGCACTTCCTCTGACCTCTCAACAACCTCTTTTTAGAGACTATATTTATAACCCACTCACACACTTACACAGTGTGCTTGTGAGCTCTGTGAGGATGAAAACTAGTATCCCGTCTGCGCTGAGAGAAAACAACACAGAGATCTTACCTGCGGTCAGACCTCAGGGACCAGCAGCCAGAGATTCTGGCTCCTGCACAGTCCAGCAGAGTCATATCTGCCTCAGATGACAACTTCCTACCCTCCAGCTCGCCTGTCACCGTGGTAACACTGACCGAAAGTTGTAGACGTGCGTAAATTACAGGTTTGTTTCTACTCTGCTTTTACTGCATGCATCAACACATCTGTGTCTGTGGAGGATAAACGATCATATGAAAAATCAGACTACTTCTTCTTCAGTGCTGATGTCCATGTGTCCTCCTTCCcctctgtgggtgtgtgagagACACTAAGAGGATCACTGTAACTCTGAGAGCAAAGAGCTGCTTGGCTGGTATTAATAGAGGCACCTGTAAGCAAAGGCAGGACGAGACGTTCGCTTTCAGCTGATCCTTCCTCTTAGTTAACTCATCAGATCTCTACAGATCTCTACAACACCAGAGAAACAGCCACACTGAAATACACTTTAAAGACAAAAGTATTTGGCCACACCTGATAATGATTGAATTTAGGTGTTTCAATGAGACCCGTTGCCACAGGTATATAAAACCAAGCACCTCGCCATGCAGTCTCCATTTGCAAACACTTGGGTTtctaaagagctcagtgactTCAAGTGTGGTACCATGATAGGATGCCACCTTTGCAATAAGATGGTTCATGAAATTTCATCCCTGCTGGATACACAGTCAACTGTAAGTGATATTATTAGAAAGTAGAAGCGTTcaggaacaacaacaactcagCCACAAAGTGGAAGACCAAGTAAAATCACAGAGCAGGGtcaaaaaccaaaccaaaaccaaacgCAACCAACTCAACCAAATGCAATATTAAAGTGTCTCTAAAGATGCAATATGATAACATCACACTGGCAGgagcacttttacttttgagAATTTATGTACATATGTTACCATATGTTAAAATTTTGAATTAAGGGCTTTGACTTccgcagtagctcagtccacaggGACCTGGGTTGGGAGCCAGAGGGTTACCGGCCAAAGTGATGTCTGGACCCAATATGGAGTGGGGACTGGTAGctagagaggtgccagttcaacTCTGAGGAACTGCCGAAGCACCCTATGGCACCAAACACCCAACTGCTCAAGGCGCCTGTCCATGagcagccccctcgctctgacatctttccatttaatgcatgtataggtcctgtttgtgcatgtgtgtatttcaggcctgtgtgtgtgtgtgtgtgtatgacaacagagtgaaaaagtTAATTAGTTTTTATTGGACTTAATCATTTGTAGCCCACACAAGACAATCTACAAATGTGTACCACGATCCACAATAAACATGACTTTTTACATTTGAGCTGTGTGAAGTCAAATCCACAAAAATACAGCGTGATTTGCAAATGCGCATAACTTACTCTGTAAACACATACTTAAATTTCACATAAAAATGTTACAGGTTTTACAAATGTAAAGAGTTTCGCCATAGCAAATACACGTGAGGTCATATTTACGCATTTGTGGATTGCCTCCTGTGACTTCTTTCCCATTTGTTTGCATAATTTTGTTCAATTCTTACTGCAACAAATCTGTAGGAAATACAACCCACAAATGTCAAGTATAGtcattgtaatgtaatgtatctgacTTTATTATTTGTATCTGCAGTttgcagtggtggtggtggaaggTAACGGAGGTAGTGAAGCACATTTACTTCGTAGATGGTACACATTTGTAGATTGTCTTGTGTGGGTTACAAATAATAAAGCCCCAAAAAACTTCTTCTTCTAGTACTGTCACTGATGTTAATACTTCCTCTAACACTGTCTATTTGCAGCTACACACAGACTGGGAAATATGTTTAACAGAAGGTTAAGAGGAAGAGGAATCCCATTCTTATATATAGTTTAGGAGTGTTGCATGCTTTTGgacatattatttttttaaggtcACTCTATATTAGAAAACTGGAACATAACaataatgttgaaaaaaaaaaaccctgtgtgTCAAAAACTGCCTTGTTAAAGTATAACTTTAAGTATATTTCAGGGATATTCCAGAGGTTTCTCATGAGTGAGCCTGTGACGCAGGACTGATGTCAACATGCAGCTCACCTACTTCTGAAGAGATTCATGCTTCCAGCGCATTTGATGAAGCTACAGCCTCCATTCAGACTCTACACTGTACATATCATTAATATATACCAACAGACAGGGCTTTTTAttcaataatattaatattaaagaCGATACACGTCTGTTTCTgctgtgtgaggaggaggaggaagaggaggaggaggaggaagagagggggagTCAGTGTGGTTAGCGTTACATGACCGGATCAGCACtcaatataaacttaaaatcacattttgacACAAAGAATTCAAACACAGGTAGAAAATACTGATAGGATGGTGTACCTGTCCGAGCGGGACGACATTATTCTCCCGCACTCCGTTTCCATGGGGATCCTGCGACCTCCGAGCCGACGTCGGCTGTTTAAAGCCATGGATGGATTCTTCTTTACGGTGCTGTGggattatgggaaatgtagttcgTCATCACGTGCTCCCTCGCAGCTGCTCTCTCAAGGGGAACGAACACGACCCTGACCTTAAAGTagacatttgaaaaaaacaaaacaaaacaaaacaaaacaaaaagcactaatattttgatatttttatttatttgttttgtttcctgacattaaaaaagtctgatagagagagaaagaggtagAGAAAGTAAGACAGAAAcagttaataataattaatcacagaacagagccataaaTTGATGGATTGTCTTGGAGCTTTTTCATCACAGTTCATAGTCAGTTCGTAGAGATTATGTTTGTTCATCATGCAGAGTGAAAAGCTGCCAACTTCCTCTCAGCAACATAACTCTGGACATCGCTGCTCATCAGATGGATTTATCCCACAGATCTGATTCACATTGGAGTTTATTTGAGTAAATATCCCATAGTTCCACCGCATCCACATCTTCCAGCAATCTGGCTACGATATCCTTCCAAAGGAACCTGTGAAAGACAGAAGGATTAATACTTTGTGGATATttgcaaacatttaaaacaactcgGGATCAGGTTTATTTGTTTTCAGGCAGAGTTAGGCCGTGTTCACACTGGACGCAGAGGCCTGGCTGTTCACACCAGGGCCAGACGCATTAATGATAAATATGCACAAAAACCATATAAATTGAGAGACAGATAACACTGCTTTTAGGTTCCTAGTCAGTTTCACTACTGTGTTATTTTATTGCACTGTATGTCAAAGGTGAATTTATAAAGTtgatttaaaattatttatgaGTGATTTCTTTCATTAACTGTGTCtaaattcaggggctgcagcctttgaaggacGCGGCCTTGGTGGTCTACATCAGCCATGTCCTTTGAAGACCGCATCAGCCAAACCGAATGCTCTCCAAACGAAGGAGTAAGGTAGTAAGTTTGTTAGCGCTAAATCATGGACCCAGagattgttattatatatattttttatttgatacTTGAGGAGACGATTCACTGCCGGAGACACCGCCgtttgatatatttcaggctgacGGACTGTTTTCAGGTCAACTTATTAAATTAAGATTGtttaagctgtgtgcttttTGCTAACGGTAATGTTGACAACTGTTAGTTAACTTAATATATAATCGTCACCGGCGCAcaatgcatcttgggataggctggACCACGAAGGATTCATCCgttgcatcctccaaattctgggaaAGAAGGCTGCATTTGACGGAGCCTTCGAAATGGGACAGTCTCGGTCATGCTGATTTGACGCAAtctgtcttcaaatttggcctTCGAAGGCTGCAGCCCCAGAATCAAGACACAGCTCGTTTTTATCTACATTCATGTCCTGGTTAATGAACatttaattttatcattgtgGCACACTTTGTGAAGTCAGTTTCAACATGGAAGCTAAATGAATGAAATACCGATTGTCCCTCTGATGTTTAATAAGAATCATGATGATTGAAAATTTACTGCgatgatggtttgcagaaatgtgatgaATTATTGGTACAGACTCTACAAAAAGCCACAGCCATGCAAAATGACAGCTGCTCTGACACTCTTGAAAAACATCTCCGATGCGACACAGTGGTGATATTGCAACTTAAGTGCCTTATTTCTCATTGACAGGTCTTATTAGTGGTGGAGGGGCACAAGTATCgatataaaaatacatgttaaagGGCATTTCTACATCCATTTATGACGGACTGTGAGTGTAGAAATAAGGCTTGTACATGTGCACCCAGCGCCACAATGATTGAGATTTATAAAATTGAATCCAGTGACACACAGCTTTATGAATGTGATGAAAAGCATACGTGTGCACATTTCCATTTTGTGAGTACACATAGTTTTAGTAGTGAATCTACACAGTTTCATACATGTGGCCCCTGAAGCGCATTTCTCCCTAATGAGCAGGACACGATTCTGCTCTCTGCTGTATGTGCtcgtctctcttgctctctgttgACAAATATGTGGAAAAACTAAGTATGGGGTGCATATTCTATCATTTATAAGATTCAGATCATTTATGTAATACATAATACATCCTTTATATTCTGCATAATAGATTATCAGCATCATCAGCATTCTTGCCAGATTGGCTCACAGCTTGTGTAGGAAAAACATCAGACACAGAAACTATCACCACAGATCACGAGCTGGCTGCAGAGTTCAGCACCACAGAAAAGCCCAATCTGTTAACATGGTTGCTGAAAGGAAGCGGGCAGCACTCCACGTGGTGCTTCTGCTTCCAGTGTGAACCCAGCATTAGCTGAGAAGATTGACACCACTTCAGTGTtggtacagtaaatatgaaggtACTGTCATTagccggttagcttagcttagcacaaataCTGGAAAAAGGGGGAAACTGGTAGATTAGCTCTGTCCAGAtacacctaccagcacctctttAGCTCATGAAATAACAAGTTATGTCTCACTTCTTTAATTCTTAGCTAACCCGCTGCTGTCTGTAATGCCATATCTcatgtacagacatgagagtgctatcaatcttttcatctaactctctgcaagaGGGTGAATAAGATTCatcccaaaatgtcagactattCCTTTACAGTCGAGATTTGAGAATGGAgttgtacaaaataaaaacacacaccctcacTTCTGCTGAGCAGCTGCAGGTTGCGtccctcctcctgcacctgaagctgcagcacctgttgcagcagctcctgtCGAAGAGTTTCTTGCACCAGTCCCATCCTCTCAAGCTTCTCGCCGTTCAGACGCAACAATGCACGGCCTGGAGGGTGAAAGCAAAAATCagatgtcacttttattttgtaattctTTAATGCACATTTATTTCGTATGTCTTCTGATTGTCTGAGCAGTGTGACCTGTGATGGCGTGCTGGGAGAACGCCTCCACATAGGTTAGGTAGTTGTGCGGACAGTGCTTCTTCAGCCATTTACAAACATCTTGTTGTGACCAGAGCACGACGGGGCGGATCAGACTGGGCTGTGTTGGGCTCGTGTGATATATCCCATAATTGTCACTGGAACGgtactgcagacagacagatggacagacagttAAGTACAGAGAAGATGGACATTATTACAAGAATTCACGTATCCTCTTTCTGGCTGCAAATTGGATGAGAAGATTGTTAGCCCTCTCATGTTTGTATGGTCAATATCAAGCTAcagctaacttagcttagcataaagactggaaaaagGGGGAAACTGCTAGCTTGGCTCTGTTAGATAACATCCCTCCTTCCTGCAGTTCTAAAGCTCATATCAAAATGACAAACTCCAGTTTTATGGTGGGCTGCAGGTATAGATGGGCCTATACAAGAGGACCTGACAAGATCAGGCCTCTATAAGATCAAGAACAGGTTTCCTAATCAAAGCAAACAGGGACGACTGCGACCATATGTGCATGCAGATCAAACACGCTCTGCATAGATGTGAACTTCTAAGTTGTCTGGAAGATCAGCGAACATGCAGCGGCGGCAGCTCCTCCAACAGTTACAGCGCAGGCAGAGGAGCATGTAGGCCAGTGTGATCATGAGATCCAGCTCTTTAATCTTAAAAGATGTACAGGATGTAAAACTACGGCGGACTAATCAAACTGGGCCTTTGATCACTCAATCAGTTTAAAAAATTCAGCAGGTTCAGCGTTTCTCCTACTCAAGATTTTCTCAACTGGAGCAAAGTGGTGCTTCAAAAAGAAATCAGAAAGAAAGGCTGGCTTGGATCTGAGTGGAGACAAAACAGTGCTGGAGGTCTCTGCAATGTGTCAGACTGATGACTCCATCTGATAAAGACCAACATGTTACTTTTCAAGGCATATATACGGTATGTCCCAGCTAAGAAATATTCTTACAATACAATTccaattattcattcattcattcactatCAGTAACCACTCAACCTGGTAGAAGGTCacaggggtgctggagcctatcccagctgacattgggcgagaggtggggttcaccctggacaggtcgccagactatcacagggctgacacatagagacagacaaccattcacactcacattcacacgtacggacaatttagtcaccaattaacctgcatgtctttggactgtgggaggaagctggagcacctggagaaaacccacgctgacacggggagcaAACTCAATGCAAACTTCACACAGAAGGCGGACCTCAACCTGGAACTCTCTTGCTgtaaaggcaacagtgctaaccactacatcTTTGAGACGCCCACAATTCtcattatattttaatatcaTCTCATTAGAAGTATTTATCTTCTAAGGCTAATGTTTCAGTATCAGTATAATTATTTTGTaattagttgtttttgtgtaaatttgtgttcatccatccattaaATATCTTTATATCTACAATCAGTTTGCATTAAATGATCTGATGAAACACCCAGAGCCAAAAACAATAATCTTTTCTCACTGGAAAATAAAGTGGCTCAAAATCCAACTTGAGTTAGgctctgatcacacagaaagcatctcagcagctggaggtgacattttgtaattgtttttaatgagaatgaagctttttgcttg comes from the Epinephelus lanceolatus isolate andai-2023 chromosome 8, ASM4190304v1, whole genome shotgun sequence genome and includes:
- the samd10a gene encoding sterile alpha motif domain-containing protein 10a isoform X2, whose translation is MAVDAASSFSFCRPAVEYRALPEDFKHQLSRRTGGNLTWHDGRGQKTAGGRTVKLLQQPGTEGLQYRSSDNYGIYHTSPTQPSLIRPVVLWSQQDVCKWLKKHCPHNYLTYVEAFSQHAITGRALLRLNGEKLERMGLVQETLRQELLQQVLQLQVQEEGRNLQLLSRSSFGRIS
- the samd10a gene encoding sterile alpha motif domain-containing protein 10a isoform X1; this translates as MAVDAASSFSFCRPAVEYRALPEDFKHQLSRRTGGNLTWHDGRGQKTAGGRTVKLLQQPGTEGLQYRSSDNYGIYHTSPTQPSLIRPVVLWSQQDVCKWLKKHCPHNYLTYVEAFSQHAITGRALLRLNGEKLERMGLVQETLRQELLQQVLQLQVQEEGRNLQLLSRSEGSFGRIS